GTGGCCGCCGAGCAGCGGGTGCTGGGATGCGGCGGTCAGGTGCGGACCGACCAGTGTGTACGGGGTCTGGGTGCCGCCGTGGCGGGTGCGGTGCCAGGCGGTGGTCGGTACGTCGGCCAGCTCCCCTTGCCCGTAGTGCGCGGCGAAGTCGATCTGGTCGTGGCCGGAGCAGTGGACAGTGGCCAGGTGCTCCAGGAACGCCTCCTGGTCGTCCGTGCCCTGGCGCAGGGTGCCGACTGCGACTGCGTCCGTGATGCCGTGGTGGGTGGCGGTGTCCAGGATGGGGCGCACGGCCAAGGGGTGGGCGGTGCACTCGATGAACAGCCGGTGCCCGGCGTCCAGCGCCGCCGACACGGCGGTGTGGAACCGCACGGCGTGGCGCTGGTTGCGCACCCAGTAGTCGGCGTCCAGGGGGCCCGGATCGCGCGGGTCGTCGCTGACGGTGGAGAAGAAGCCCGGTCCTGGCACTGTTGCCGGCACATCGGCGAGTACGTGGTGCAGCTCATCCAGGATGGGGGTGACCTGGGAGGAGTGGGAGGCCACATCGACGTCGATCATCCGGGCCACGACGCCGGCCGCCTCCCACCCCTCGACCAGGGTTTTGACCTGTGCCGCGTCGCCGGAGACGACGGTGGCCTGCGGGGAGGTGAGCACCCCGATGGACACCTCGTTGGCGCCCGCCGCCTCGATCGCGGCCCGTACGTGTCCGGCGCTGAGCATGACCGAGGCCATCGAGCCACCGGAGATCGTGGCCAGCAGCGCCGAGCGGCGGCAGATGACCTTCACTCCGTCCTCGGCGTTCAGCACACCGGCGACCACGGCCGCGGCCACTTCGCCTAGCGACTGCCCGACCACCGCGGCCGGGTTCACGCCCCAGGACTTCCACAGCGCGGCCAGCGCGACTTGCACGCCGAACAGGACGGGCTGGATCCGGTCGATGCCCGTCAGCTCCCAGGACTGTTCGATCGTCTCGCGCAGTGAGAAGCCCGCCTCGGCCCGGATGAGTGGTTCCAGTTCGTCGATGACCGCGGCGAACACCGGCTCGCCCGCCAGGAGCACCCGGCACATCCCGGGGCGCTGGGAGCCCTGCCCGGTGAACACGAACACCGGCCCCGCATGCCCGGGCGGCAGGACGGGCACCCCGCTCGCCATACCCTCACCGGGTCCGTGCTCCGCGAACGCGTTCGCACGTGCGGCGAGTTGCTGCAGGTCACGCGCGACGATGCCCAGGCGGTGATCGGCATGCTGGCGGCGCACCGCGAGCGTGTGCGCCACGTCCCGGGCCCGCGCCCCGGTTGCCTCGGTCGCCGCCCAGGCGGACAGGCGCGCCGCCGCCCGGGTCAGCGACTGGGGCGAGGTGCCCGACACCAGGAACAGCCGGACCCCGCTCTCGGCCCGTGGTGCGGTGCGGGCAGGGCGCCTGCGCACGGTCGCAGAAGCCTCCAGCACCACGTGCGCGTTGGTGCCCGTGACCCCGTAGGAGCAGACTGCGGCCAGCCTGGCGGCCCCGGACACCGGCCACTTCGTCAGGGAGGTGGGCACGAACAGCCGTGAGTCATCGTCCCGCTCGATCGCCGGGTTCCACGCGTGGAAGTTCCGGTTCGGCGGGATCACCCCCCGGCGCAGGCATTCGATCGCTTTGATGACTCCGGCGATGCCGGACACCGGTTCCGAGTGCCCGATGTTCGTCTTGACCGAGCCCAGTGCGCACCGGCCGCGGCCTTGTCCGTAGACGGTGTTGATCGAGGTGTACTCGATCGGGTCACCCACCGCGGTGCCCGGCCCGTGGGCCTCCACCAGCCCCACCTCACCGGGATCGATGCCTGCCTTGGAGACGGCCTCGCGGAAGAGCTGCTGCTGCATCAGTGTGGAGGGCGCGGTCAGGCGCGATGCCTGTCCGTCGTTGTTGACCGCGCTGCCCCGGATCACGGCCAGCACCCGGTCGCCGTCCCGCCGGGCATCGGCCAGGCGTTTGAGGGCCAGGACGCCCGCACCCTCGCCCCGGACGTAGCCGTCCGCGCGGGCGTCGAAGGCGTGGCAGGCCCCGCTGGGCGAGAGCAGCAGGGGCGCTTCGTAGTACTGCGTCTCGGGCGCGAGCATCAGCAGCACCCCGCCGGCCAGTGCCATGTCGCACTCGCCCAGGGTCAGCGCACCACACGCCGTGTCCAGGGCCACCAGCCCGGACGAGCAGTGGGTGCTGATGACCATGACCGGGCCGCGCAGATCCATCCCGAACGCCACCCGGCCGGCCGCCCCGGCGGTGAAGTTGCCGAACAGGTAGGGGCTGTTGGGAGCGTCCGTGACCGGCCGGGCTTCACGGAAGAGGTTGTCCGGCGCGTACGTGCCCACGTACACGCCCGTGCGCGAGCCCCGGATGCGGTCGACGGGGATGCCGGCATGTTCCACCGCCTCCCACGCGGTCTCCATCAGCACCCGGAACTGCGGGTCCACCCAGTCCCGCTCCGCGGGCGCCACCGAGAAGGCTTGCGGGTCCCACGCCCACACATCCCCCTCCAGGAAGCAGCCCAGGCCGGCCCGGGCCGCAAGCTCGGGGTCATGGACCGCGGCCAGCCGGCCCGCGTCCCACCGGTCGGCCGGCACGGGACCGGCCGCCTGCCGGCCATCGGCCGCCAACTGCCACAAACCACCTGGGGTTTCCACCCCGCCCGGGAAGCGGCAGCCGATCCCCACCACCGCGATCGGCATCTCCTGTGAAGCAGACATCGTGCAGTCCTTCCGGGCTATTCGGCGATAGCGGTGCGGTAGGTGAAGCGGAACAGCGCCAGGTCCCGGCCGTCGATACGGACGCACTCCCCGGCATGCTCGAAATGCTGGTGACATCCGTAGAAAGCGACCGCGATCTTCTCCGGCAACTCATCACCCTGCAGGTCATACAGCGGGCCGAGGCCGTCCGGGCCGCCCACGAGCACGATCGCCGTCATCGAAGGAACCTTCCTGCTCTTGAGGGCACACACGTGAGCACACACGTGAGCACACACATGGGGAACCGCACCGAACCCCGCACAGCACGGGGACAGGAATACGTCGGGGATGCCGGACCGTCACGGCACACCGGTGTGCAAGCAGGAACCCGCTGCACTCGGGAAGACACTCCAGTGAAGAGGCGAAGACCGGCGAAGACCACGATGAGCGTGCCCGGCCGCGTGGCAACCCTGCTACGCCGGCCAGCGCGCCCCGGCCGTCCCTCTGACCAACCAGCACACGAAGAAGAAGCGATGACGGCCAGTAACGGCCGAGGCTGGAGTCGGCAACGGCACAGCGCGCCCTCAACAGACGGGTGGCGGCAACAACGCCAGCAACCACAACACGCGGACCCCGCCCAAACCTTGGGCCCAGGCATCAACAACCCTGCTTTGCAGCACCAGCCGGGGTCCGACGAAGCACATGCTCCTCCCGCCACAAGCGCCAAACCAGCCCCCCTGGCCAGAAACTTGGAGAGCAGCAGAAGCACACAGCGCACACCGGCGCCCGTCGGCTCGCACCAGGCGGCAGGCTACGAGCCCCGGACCATCGCTTTTCGCACCGTCCTACCACCAGCGGCCGCAACGTACTCACGCAAGGCGCCTCATCGCCATGCAGCACACGTCGTACCCGCCCCCAGTAGGGACGTATACGCCCAAAGGCGGATACCCGCCACCCCCTGGAACGTACAGCCGTATACCCACGCGCATCGACGGACACGGCAGAGGCCGAGGTCCCCAGCTCGGCGGCGTTGCGCACGAGGCGCTTGAGCTCGTGCACGGTGAGGATGACTGGCGTCTCGGGGGCGCCCTCCTTGAACTGGCGGGGCGGCACTCCGCCCGGCGCAGAGCTTCGAGCTGGCTCGCCAGCTCCTGCCGGGCGGTCGACGTCCTCGCGTACCCGATCCGGACGGGCCGCTCGGTGCGGGGCGCGGGAGCGAGGACGAAGCGCGGTGTGGTCTTCGCGCTGGTCTTCCCTCCCCGGGTGCGGCAGGCTCTGTCGGCGGGCGCGTCACGGTTCGGGCAGTCGTGGGTGGTGAGGGTCCGTCCGCGATGGGCGCTGCGAAAAATCGCTGTCCGATTGTCGGAACGCAGTGATAGAGGTTCAGGGTGACAACGACACTTGAGTTCCCCGCTCTGCTGCGACTGATCGACGAACGGTCGACCGCCTTCCGCGCCGCGGTCGCCTCCGCGCCCAGCCTCGACGTACAGGTGCCGACCTGCCCCGAGTGGACGCTGTTCGATCTGGCGCAGCACATCGGCGAGGGGCGCCGCGACTGGGCCGCAACCGTCGCCGCAGGGCCTGCTCCGGCCAAGTCCGCGGCGGTGGGCGCCCCGGCCGCGCCTCGGGAGCGCGAGGCCCTGCTGGCCTGGTTGGCGGAGTCCACGGAGCAACTGCTGGACGCACTGCGGAAGGCCGGCCCGGATCGCGGTTGCTGGACGTGGTGGGAGACGTTGCAGTCGCCGCAGACCTCCGGTGCCGTGGCTCGGCACCAGCTCCAGCAGATGGCGGTGCATACCTACGACGCCCAGATCACCGTGGGTGCCCCGCAGCCGCTGCCGGCCGAGGTGGCACTCGACGGTGTCGAGGAGTTCCTGTTCACCTGCGTCGCAACGACGAGTGCCTGGCCGCACAAGCCCGCTGTCATAGACTTCCACGCCTCCGAGGGCCGCTCCTGGCGCCTCTCGCTCTCCGCCGACGGCGCACGGACCACCCGTCTCCCCGGGCCCGGCGCCATATCGGCCACGGCTGCCGGCCAGGACCCGGACGTGGCCCACGCCTCCGCCTGGGGCACGGCCAGCGAGCTGGTCTTCATCCTGTACGACCGTATCCCGTTCAACTCCCTGAAGCTCGACGGCGACCAACGTCTCTTCGACCAGCTCAGCGCCTGGGACCCGGATGAGTAGGACGTGACGATGCGCGGGGGGGAGCAGACCGTCACGGCTGCGAAGCGGCTGACCAAGGCGGTGGCCCACAAGCTGATCGGTGCGCTTGGTCGGTCGCGATCGAGGTGGAGCAGGGTGACATCCTCGGTCGACCGGCAAGCGTGCACGCTTCGGCCCGACGCGGGCCGGCGGGCATCACGACCCGGGTCGGCGGGTTAGCGGTGGTCCGCAGTTCTCACAAATGACCATCTCTGCGAGTTCTGCGAACGCCCCCTCAGCGATCACGTTGCCGCAGGTCGCCGTTCGCAAAGAACCTCTCAAAACCAGGGCGTTCTGCGAATCGGTTTTGAGGGGGTGATCGCGTGGAACTCACCATCGACCAGGCCGAGAATGCGGTAGAACGCCACGACTGCCTCAAATGCGATGCTCCGGCCGGAAGTCCTTGCCGAACCCGTGGCGGCAAGACCGCGACGAAGTACCACACCGCCCGCTTCATCCTCGTTCCCGCGCTCCGCGAAGCGCTCGATGTCGCCGTGCCCGACGACCGCGGCCCGGGCCGGCCCTGGGTGCCTGGCCCGCGCATCGAGCCCGCCGAGCAGGCGCCGGCCGCGAGGAAGGCGCTGGCCTGGGTGGTCTGCTGGCGGTGTTCGCTGACGGTGCTGACGCTCAGCGGGCCGGTGTCAGCCTTGGCCCGCAGCTTGCGGAGCTGGTGCCAGTGGGCGAAGCGCCGCAGGAACTGCTCGTGTTCGGTGTCTGTGGTCGCTGCGAGGCGTTCGGTCAGCCAGCGTTGGAAGAGCAGGAGCCGGCGGTCCTGGCGGGGCAGGGCGCCGCATTCCATGAGCAGGTCGCGCAGGTAGGTGGCGGTCCGCCAGTTCGGCACCTGCCTGGAGAAGGCCATGTGTGTCCGGGGCCGTTGCCCCGGATGCGGCACCGACCGGCTTCTGCCCGGTCGCGACGATCAGGGCCAGCCGCTCTGCCGGGACTGCGCGGGCATCACCCGCGACACCAGTTCCGCAAACTGCGGGCCAAGGCCGACGCCGGCCCGCTGAGCGTCAGCACCGTCAGCGAACACCGTCAGCAGACCACCCAGGCCGACGCCTTCCTCACCTGGCTCACCCACCGAGGCAGCACGCTGGCGACGGCAACCCAAGCCGATCTCGACGCCTGGCACGCCGAGAATTACGCCACCCGCCGCGCGGCACAACCCTTCCTGCGCTGGTGCATGGACACACGCCGCATGCCGCGGCTGACGATCCCCTACCGCACGGCGACCAACCACAACCCATGAGCCAGCACCAGCGGTTGGCCGCCCTGCGCCGCGTCCTCGGCAACGATGCCGCGCCGCTGAGAATCCGGGTCGCCGCCAGTCTTGTCCTGCCGTTCGCCCAGCCCCTCACCCGCATTGTTCGCCTGACGACCGATGACATCCTGGACGACGGCCAGCAGGCCCACCTCCAGCTCGGAGACCCGCCCTCGCCCCTGCCCGAGCCCGTCGCCGATCTCGTTCGAGCCCTACCTCCACTCACTCCCGGCCGGCACGCCCGCGGTGAACCTCTCCACGCACTGGCTCTTCCCCGGCCGCCGCCTGGGCCAGCCGATGAACCCGGCCAGCTTGCTCGGCCCCCTCCGTGACCTCGGTGTCCCGGCCCAACGAACTCGCACCTCTGCCATCCGGCACCTCGTCCTCCAGGCCCCCGCACCCGTCATCGCCAAGGCGCTCGGCTACCACGACAAAACCGCCACCCGGCTCATCACCGAGGCCGACGGCACCTGGAGCCGATACGCCCCCGGCGACCACACACGGTGACACTGCCATCGCCACCCATCAGGAATGCGCGCCACCTCAACATGCGCGCCTACCAGTCTCAACTCCCAGGCACTCGGCGAGCAGGTCGACGATGTCGCGCCAGGCTCGCTG
This is a stretch of genomic DNA from Streptomyces sp. NBC_00536. It encodes these proteins:
- a CDS encoding type I polyketide synthase, producing MSASQEMPIAVVGIGCRFPGGVETPGGLWQLAADGRQAAGPVPADRWDAGRLAAVHDPELAARAGLGCFLEGDVWAWDPQAFSVAPAERDWVDPQFRVLMETAWEAVEHAGIPVDRIRGSRTGVYVGTYAPDNLFREARPVTDAPNSPYLFGNFTAGAAGRVAFGMDLRGPVMVISTHCSSGLVALDTACGALTLGECDMALAGGVLLMLAPETQYYEAPLLLSPSGACHAFDARADGYVRGEGAGVLALKRLADARRDGDRVLAVIRGSAVNNDGQASRLTAPSTLMQQQLFREAVSKAGIDPGEVGLVEAHGPGTAVGDPIEYTSINTVYGQGRGRCALGSVKTNIGHSEPVSGIAGVIKAIECLRRGVIPPNRNFHAWNPAIERDDDSRLFVPTSLTKWPVSGAARLAAVCSYGVTGTNAHVVLEASATVRRRPARTAPRAESGVRLFLVSGTSPQSLTRAAARLSAWAATEATGARARDVAHTLAVRRQHADHRLGIVARDLQQLAARANAFAEHGPGEGMASGVPVLPPGHAGPVFVFTGQGSQRPGMCRVLLAGEPVFAAVIDELEPLIRAEAGFSLRETIEQSWELTGIDRIQPVLFGVQVALAALWKSWGVNPAAVVGQSLGEVAAAVVAGVLNAEDGVKVICRRSALLATISGGSMASVMLSAGHVRAAIEAAGANEVSIGVLTSPQATVVSGDAAQVKTLVEGWEAAGVVARMIDVDVASHSSQVTPILDELHHVLADVPATVPGPGFFSTVSDDPRDPGPLDADYWVRNQRHAVRFHTAVSAALDAGHRLFIECTAHPLAVRPILDTATHHGITDAVAVGTLRQGTDDQEAFLEHLATVHCSGHDQIDFAAHYGQGELADVPTTAWHRTRHGGTQTPYTLVGPHLTAASQHPLLGGHVKDPEHPEQHLWQTPISPGRLPWLGDHQVAGVPVLPGTGFAEMILAAGAEVFGTHRIALEHLSAEAPLVLEPEPAVTTRLILSGEREAAVTICSGSGEEAVVHARATVRPLPDDATATSCAALPVPAGDWVDAAPADLYRHFRERHDVVHGPAFTAIDRIQIHPTDDVATSRLHIADSARVSAHTLRLHPALADELVQTVVSVWLAHHATSPGPVVVAGFDEIHLYGPTAHTRLAAVEIHHADDLTCAASGRLATADGTVVAEVRGLRLTNITPAEQRYTARLSHLAWLPEPPAQAPQASDQQWLVITPDDMVWGERLGRLLGKKAAGSRRFTPPRDRPLDIQHLAQALDSEAEPPCTHVLLALGGHQGAPTPGGARAAVQHTLTVLTHLAERETPPRLWVLWRGDDVLAAAGVRGLLRTAAFEHPELRPSSLEVAGDTPLEAILPDLLADDPPITEIAWRHGTRYLARVQPGPGPGPTTSDGLPRQVRADGSYLITGGLGGLGLLTARRLAERGARRLVLCGRSAPTPAAARELDDLRTTTGCAIEVVLGDIADTTAQALKTATDGDTPLRGIVHAAGVVEDATLANLDPDLLERVWRGKAEGAWALHQATLDADLDFFVVYSSLASLIGSPGQGAYAAANAYLDALTAHRLAEGLPATGIHWGAFSQVGRGQHLAQQGFVLINPTDGMDALERILAEGHHQIAYSPIDPAQWTAPYPALRHSTLLAHLLTDTPAADHGASPVRDEVLSAGSDAERRRILEDFITGQVRELLGNTTRHIGAHTSMVVLGMDSLGAVQLQQRIHRALKVDIKPGVIWVKPTAASLADWLLAAMGLTGSEKVRP
- a CDS encoding DUF5988 family protein; its protein translation is MTAIVLVGGPDGLGPLYDLQGDELPEKIAVAFYGCHQHFEHAGECVRIDGRDLALFRFTYRTAIAE
- a CDS encoding maleylpyruvate isomerase N-terminal domain-containing protein, translated to MTTTLEFPALLRLIDERSTAFRAAVASAPSLDVQVPTCPEWTLFDLAQHIGEGRRDWAATVAAGPAPAKSAAVGAPAAPREREALLAWLAESTEQLLDALRKAGPDRGCWTWWETLQSPQTSGAVARHQLQQMAVHTYDAQITVGAPQPLPAEVALDGVEEFLFTCVATTSAWPHKPAVIDFHASEGRSWRLSLSADGARTTRLPGPGAISATAAGQDPDVAHASAWGTASELVFILYDRIPFNSLKLDGDQRLFDQLSAWDPDE